The genomic DNA ACACGGGACACGGGCGAGGCGCCGCGCACAGCGAAGCGCCCCTTCCGCGTGGGAAGGGACGCTTGCCTGAGGGTGAATTTTGCTCTGCCGGGCGCTTACTGGTAGGTGGCGGCGCGCAGACCGTTGCTGACGGTCATCTTGACGTACATCCCGTTTTGCGCGTGGCGGCCCACCCGGCACAGGATCAGGTACGTTCCGGGGCGGTTGGCGGTGAAGCGCGTGTTCTGCGCCGCTCCCCCCGGCATCACGACGGTCGTCGCCGCGTCCGGGAAGGCCAGGCGCGCCTGCCCGATATTGGCGGGCAGCGCCGAACCCGCCACCACCGCGAAGTCGTGCGGCATCCGCCCGGCGTTGCTCAGGCTGACCTCGACGGTCCAGCCCAGCGGAACCGTGAGGGTCTTGTCGCCCTTGGCGTCGCCGTTGTAGTTCAGGCCGTTGTTGTGGCCGCCCTGCCCGGAGACGAAGTTGACCCGGACGGTCTTCGAGGTGGCGTCGGAGGTCACGACGGGCCCGGTCGCCGCTGGGGTGCTCCCCGAGGTCTGGGCGAGGGCGGAGCCGATCAGAAGTGAGGCAAGCAGCGCGAGTCGGTTCATGGTGTTCCTCCTGTGGGGCCGTGTCCGCTCCCCTGTGCGCGGAAGGGCGGCCCGGAGCGGTGCGTGGAATTCAGTCGAGGGAGAGCCCACCCAGCGTACCCGCCGGGCGGCCCGCCGGGAATGACAGGACGGGACGGCGGCATGTCTTTTTTTCCGCGCCTCCCCTGCCCGCCACACCGCCGGGAGGAGGTCGGGGACCCGCTCCGGCCCGCGGATGGGCCGGGCGATCAGGCCCACGTCCCCCGTTCCCGCGCGAATACACCTCGAGCGCCGCGCGCTGACCGTCCGGAGCTGACGGCCATCTGATCGCCTGCGCCACATTGTTGAGCTCGACCGGGTGCTATTCCCTTCTTACCGCCCCCCTGAAGTCTTTCCCGCGCGACGGCCTCCTCACGGCTGCCCGCGCAGACTTGGAGCCACGATGCATAAGCCCGACGCCGAACACCTCCCGGTCTGCGAACCGTCCTCCGCCGCGCCGTCCCCGCTGGCGCAGGCCCACCTGGGCGCGCAGGGCCCTCCCCCGCTCCTGGGGGGCGCTCCCGGGGAGTGGGACGCGCAGGCACCTTTGCGCGAGCTTCAGGTCCACCAGATCGAACTCGAACTCCAGAACGAGGAGCTGCTCCGGGCCAACGCGGAGCTGGAAGACACGCGCGCCAAGTACCTCGACCTCTTCGAGTTCGCACCCGTGGGGTACCTGACGCTCGACCGCCAGGGCATCGTGCAGGAGGCCAACCTGACGGCCTGCACGATGCTCGGCGTGCAGCGCG from Deinococcus planocerae includes the following:
- a CDS encoding cupredoxin domain-containing protein translates to MNRLALLASLLIGSALAQTSGSTPAATGPVVTSDATSKTVRVNFVSGQGGHNNGLNYNGDAKGDKTLTVPLGWTVEVSLSNAGRMPHDFAVVAGSALPANIGQARLAFPDAATTVVMPGGAAQNTRFTANRPGTYLILCRVGRHAQNGMYVKMTVSNGLRAATYQ